AGTCGAAGATAAAATAATCTCTTCTATCCCCGTTCAAAATCTGTCTGATCCGCATGCGACCAATTTTATCTTCTTTATTTTGATAGTAGCTTTCCGGCGGATTAATAGGGAATGAATATCCACTATTTTTTGTATAAGGAAATGGAGGTTCTGAATCAAACCACTCTACAAGGAGTATGAATTGATTAATTTTATAGAACCAACTATCAGGATCATAGTTTTTTCTATCTTTATAGTTTCGTATGTTAAACTTTAAATATGTATTCTTTACATTAGGCACTTCCCTACTAAATCCGGATCTGCCTACACCTGCTAATGATATACATCGAGTATTATAAAAAAGGCATAATCCCAACAAAAGATAAAACAGAGGAAGCTTGTTCATAAACTTCCTCCGCAGGTTTTATGTAAACCCTCTCCATAATCCAAGACCAAACCGAAAGGAATATCGGCGTCTTTCTTGTATTTGACATAGTAGCCAAGAGCATCAGCCGCAACGGATTTCCAATCTTGCTTAATAATACTCTTAGCAGTGCTAACGTAGCCGTAAACCTCTGCAATTTCCTTCACTATTGTAATCTCTTTAACAATTCCGCCGAACACACCTGCTGCGCTTACTCCCATAATGATCCCAAACTGAATCCCTGTCGCATAACAAGCTGCAATCCTCGCATCCTTTTCGCTCCAATGTATATTATTGAAACTTGATTTAGATAAACCGCCTGCAATATAGGCTTGGAGAGTAAATGGAGAAAGAGCGGATCCTACTAAGGAGACTCCGATATAGCCCGCAATTAAAGCAGTAGTGCTAACTAAATACGCGATCCCAGCTGCAGGAACAAGTGCAGTCACCAAGGCTACCATCACTAAAAGCGAGGTCACTCCAAGAGCCGCAACTCCAGCGAGTAAAGCAGTCGCAGCGGCAGTCATCGCGACTGCGGAAGCAAGTAGTCCCACTCCTATCCCCAATGCTCCTGCCACCATGGTAACCGTAGAGGCAACGGAAACAGCCCCCATAGCCGCTAAGAATCCCGTAGCCCCCACTGCAGTAGCGCTTGCACTTCCGACAAGAGCTGCTCCAAGAGCGGCACCAATCATGTTCATCCCTAAGATCCCTGCGATGCCAATTCCGACGGCTCCTATTCCTAAGGCTGTGCCGATCAATGTGACCGGAGCAATCGCTGCCCCGATTCCCAATGCATCACTCCATCTTTGAGAACTAATAAAGAATGCTCTTTGAAAGAAGCCGCTGAACGAAATATGAAAATTAAGAAAACCTAATCCATTTCTGTCGAAGAAACTGCTTACCATACTATTTCCGCTCGGGTCGGTATAACGGATTGGATTTCCTTCCGTATACATATACAGATCCATCCCCATTGGATGATTGGAGTCCATGACCGAATCCGCCTGCAGGAATCTTCCTAAGATTGGATCATAATATCTAGCTTTGAAATAATAGAGCCCTGTTTCTTTATCTTCTTCTTGTCCGTTATATTTATAGCGGAACACATCCGGGCCCGAAGAGTCGGTGCGTTGTATTTCTCCGTATGGTTTATAAGAAATATATGATGCTCCTCCTTGGTCCCCTCCTGCGATCCTGTTTCCATTCCCATCGGTTGCCATAGTGATGGAGCCCAAATGATCCGGATGTAGGAACAGGAAACCGCTAAAAGGAAGCCCCGCTCCGGAGCCTGGCCCTCCGGGCTCGTATGGATTTCCGACAGAAGGAGTGTCCGGATTAAATAGAGGAGCTATCAACCAAGGAGGAGTTCCGTTTCCATTTGGCATGAAGACGGAACAATGAGAAAAAGATAACAAAAGGATCGGAGTCGCAAACCGAAAGAGTATATTTCGAAGTCCTTCTTGGTATGAAATAAAGGCAAATCCGATACTTAAGAAAATTGCTATATACAAAAATCCTAAATTCGTTCCAGGAGCTAAGAAGAAATATTTAACTCCTCGAATCGTCTTGTCTTTTAACTTCCAAGCGAAACCGTTCCATGCAGATCGGATAGGAGATGCCGATCCTCCAGTGCCCTGCGCACTACTCACTAAAACGGCATCCGTTCTACTCCACTGCCCCACTAAGTCCCCAGAGTTCCCCTTGAAATACAATGTATGTTGAGGAGATTGTCCCGGACTTAAGACAACTTCGTAGATCCCTCCGATGGAGATCGTTTTGCTGGAATCGCTATACTTGGTCTTTCTGATCCGAGTTCCTGTAAAATCATAATCGAACAAGATAGTCTCTTGATCTGCGGTAACGATACTCTCTAATTTCTGAAAAGAATTATAAGCGTAATTCTCTCCACTCCGACTGATCACATTTCCGGATTCATCGTACGAATAATCGTAGCTTGTGTTCTGTCCTACTACCCTCGTCACTGCATTCTTATGAGATGAATTCGCATAAGAATAAGTTAAATTTCCTTTTTGGAGTAATTTGCCCGAGTCAGAATATTGATAATCTTCGCTCCCGTAAACTCCTGCAGCAGTTAAGAGACGATTGAGAGGATCATACGTAAAGTTTTGGCTTCGATTCGGATTCACCTTGTCTTGGATGGATTGATAATTTCCAAAACTATCATAAGAATACACAATGCTCTGGTAGGTTTGAGTATCTTTGGAGGTTAAGAATTTAGTAGGTCTAAGCTTTATAGGATCATAATATATATCCGTTCGAACACCATTTCCTAAAACCCTTTGGATCTTGATCTGACCGTCTTCTAAAATAGGGCCATTGTATTGAACGACTGGAAAGTCGGAGCCACTCCCGTTGGAAGGAGTCAATGTGATTCCGGAAAGATAACCCGCATCCGAGTAGAGATTCTTAGCAACACTTCCATCCGGATAGACAACTTCTTCTACCTGATCTTGCAGATTGAAGCTCTTTTGGATCAGGAAGTTCAGATCTTCTTGTATTAGGTTTTTCTGAATGAGTATCTGGTTTCCGCGAGCATCGTATTGAAACTCAGTGCTTCCAGAAGTATCCGTGACCTTGGAAAGTCTTCCGATAGAATTGTTCTTTTCAGGATCATCATACTCATAGGAATGAGATTCTATTTCTCCTTGAGAAGAATGACCGATCACTTGGATGGTCCTTCCCAAAACATCATACTGGTATCCGACCTTGGATCCGTTTGCATTCCTTTGCTCTATTAGATTTCCTGAATTCGGATCGTAAGAGAACTCTGTCTTTCCTGAATCTGGATGAATGATCTTGGTTTGTCTTCCGGAAAGATCCGTCTCGATAGAAGTGGTCCCATTTTCCGGATCAGAAATCTGCGAAGTCCTTCCGTTCGACGAATAAGAATAGCTTACTGTTTTTCCCTGCTTAGTCACAGAGATCACTTGGCCCAGGGAATTTTTTACTTCTACAGTCTGGCCCAGAACATTTCCATTCAAGGAGTCGGTGGTTGTGGTGGTAAGCCCGTCACGAGAAATTTCGGTTATCGTTCCATCCTTCTTCGTAGCCCGGATCTGATTCCCTTCCGCATCATACGAAAAGTCCGTCCAGGAAAAAGGGTCCGATCCTTCTAAATAAGGATCCACCTTACGAACGATCTGTCCTTGGAGGTTCTTCTGGGACTCTTCCACCAGCACATACCCATTTCCAAGGTTACTTCGCTTTCTATAGACTCCGGTAATATTATTACTCAAATCTTCCTTCCAAGTCTCACCATTACTGGTGCGAAATACTTTTCGGACAAGCTGATTCTCTAGATCTCCGGGGTTCTCATATTCGATTTTTTCGGACCAATCGCTTTCCCCTGGCAGATAGCTAAAGGTTGCACGACCCACGGAATCATATTCTGACCTGGAAACGGCCCCGTTCGGATCGGTATTAGAAAGCTCTAATCCTCTTGTATAATCGTATGTCTTAGAAGTGGTATGGCCGAGAGAATTGGTGAATCGGATCGGATATTTATAAACAACGGAATCATATTGAATATTACTAATATTTCCATTCGAATCTTGGATCGAGATCGGATTCCCATACGAATCGTAAGAATTGATGAGCTGGGTCTTCCAAACTCCATCAGAAACCATTTCTTTTACCGAAGATATGGAAGAATTAGAATATTCAATTTTCTTGTAAGAGATTAAATCTCCGTCCTTTTGGATCTGTAGATCCGTAGGTCTTCCTAATATTCCCAAATTCCAGTCGTTTTGATATGTACTCGTTTCTACTAAGATAGTTCCGTTGGTATTCGTGGTCTTAGTAGTGATATTTCCGAAAGAATCGTAAATAGGATTCGTTGTAGTAGAAGTTAAGAGCTGCCCTCCACTATAAGAATTTTCAGTAGAAGCATTCGGCAAAACTAAGATACCGCCGAATTGAGATGTAGATCTTGTATAGGATCTAAATGATTCAGAGATCTGAATCCCATTCTTAAAGGAAGCCTGGTATGTAGGACTTCCTACCATCTCTAAGAAGCTTGGCTCATATTTGGATTGGACCTGTGAATTCGAGATCGTATCCGTTTGGTTTAAGGATTGAAATCCTATATAACTAGAATTCCTCAGACCACCCAAGAAGACTCTCGAGTTAGAATACTGATAGCTCAAAGAAGAAAGGATCGAATCACCCGCTTTCTGAGAGATGCCAGTTAGTAGAATATCCGTAAAACAAATAGATTGGATTCTAGGATCTGAAGAAGAACCCAAGGAGCAGGCACCCGCATGATCCTTAGAAAGCTGGTAATCTAAAGTTTGCATTATATCACCGGAAGAAGAAACCGATCCGTTCTCTATCTTATTCACAAGTCCACTGGGAACTTCTTTATTGAAACGAAGTAAAGAAATACTCAGACTAGATTCGTAAGGGAACTGACGATACTGAGTAGTGTTGATAAATGGAATGGAGCTTGGAATGTTGGACTGAAACGCTTTCTGATTCCCATCCATACCCAAGAGTTCCGGTTTTCCATCCGAGTTAATATCCAAGGCCAAAAAGAATCCGTTCGTAGACCAGGTATCATCTCCATCCGCAGAATAGGTAGTATTCCCATCCGAACCGATACTTGCATAAGAAACACTTAATGCAGAAGAAGAGTCGTCA
This genomic window from Leptospira semungkisensis contains:
- a CDS encoding RHS repeat-associated core domain-containing protein, producing MFRSGKYYVILILFSALFVLGGNPLKPVFTFLANLFGIQTEIPLPFADVNVDHTGKARFSLAIQVPPGAGDLVPNISLQYSGTTNQGILGKGWSLSGFSQVAKNPSLGIHYGSSDGFISDQFGEILSANGAYRFKYESFSKVDFSSDVWTIRDRNGTIYEFGRNQPSGANSVIDSNGQPIAYYLDRVRDRFGNGYDISYDPETLQSNEPIPREIRYARGNARISFTYEDRSNGFGEKLFYATKQITRKKLLQKIQVFANDGSGAETEVETYEFDYDSLEGQSILSSFHREQYKPLTFSYTQRSKQNNLLQSSGKNFTNSYKAMEPSVQSACAKTQAICACTADWGCIVASNYTAPDLCRAGVEAFQDVCSNGVEMSFVTTADTNGDGSVEIVRILGEIGDQKFTVSSLGSWDNSGNVSLSASENRVGDPIGLTTQGQILPGDFNGDGKSDFLVLRQKGSALSVHYGPNFQSSEYSNIVLGNLDFGADDFSQRFFTADVNGDGKTDFLQSTDGSQMDVFLSNGSGFQKIQSLAVTDFGTEFQQFIDLDRNGVPDFLRIQTTNGTKRLISTFYDYQNGQLVALENTEISRSSFGAHGDQFIADINGDGYLDFAFFSLTGSQGNISYYPFDGRKFVSNGASPFVSAEVNGAYANLEKKKFSYLASSSYLEIDLSGDGIKDRVSYDTSDYLNPFFKVELYDPVQSNYLPAFNLYWNQDQSLDLNGDGTLDVLRANVVNSGDPANTDPSSQSDATRNFSVTITNLLYYEVPIDLSEYLPASTSTGSATQNAYFNWRNPKAFLDLNGDGKADFLRYDDSSSALSVSYASIGSDGNTTYSADGDDTWSTNGFFLALDINSDGKPELLGMDGNQKAFQSNIPSSIPFINTTQYRQFPYESSLSISLLRFNKEVPSGLVNKIENGSVSSSGDIMQTLDYQLSKDHAGACSLGSSSDPRIQSICFTDILLTGISQKAGDSILSSLSYQYSNSRVFLGGLRNSSYIGFQSLNQTDTISNSQVQSKYEPSFLEMVGSPTYQASFKNGIQISESFRSYTRSTSQFGGILVLPNASTENSYSGGQLLTSTTTNPIYDSFGNITTKTTNTNGTILVETSTYQNDWNLGILGRPTDLQIQKDGDLISYKKIEYSNSSISSVKEMVSDGVWKTQLINSYDSYGNPISIQDSNGNISNIQYDSVVYKYPIRFTNSLGHTTSKTYDYTRGLELSNTDPNGAVSRSEYDSVGRATFSYLPGESDWSEKIEYENPGDLENQLVRKVFRTSNGETWKEDLSNNITGVYRKRSNLGNGYVLVEESQKNLQGQIVRKVDPYLEGSDPFSWTDFSYDAEGNQIRATKKDGTITEISRDGLTTTTTDSLNGNVLGQTVEVKNSLGQVISVTKQGKTVSYSYSSNGRTSQISDPENGTTSIETDLSGRQTKIIHPDSGKTEFSYDPNSGNLIEQRNANGSKVGYQYDVLGRTIQVIGHSSQGEIESHSYEYDDPEKNNSIGRLSKVTDTSGSTEFQYDARGNQILIQKNLIQEDLNFLIQKSFNLQDQVEEVVYPDGSVAKNLYSDAGYLSGITLTPSNGSGSDFPVVQYNGPILEDGQIKIQRVLGNGVRTDIYYDPIKLRPTKFLTSKDTQTYQSIVYSYDSFGNYQSIQDKVNPNRSQNFTYDPLNRLLTAAGVYGSEDYQYSDSGKLLQKGNLTYSYANSSHKNAVTRVVGQNTSYDYSYDESGNVISRSGENYAYNSFQKLESIVTADQETILFDYDFTGTRIRKTKYSDSSKTISIGGIYEVVLSPGQSPQHTLYFKGNSGDLVGQWSRTDAVLVSSAQGTGGSASPIRSAWNGFAWKLKDKTIRGVKYFFLAPGTNLGFLYIAIFLSIGFAFISYQEGLRNILFRFATPILLLSFSHCSVFMPNGNGTPPWLIAPLFNPDTPSVGNPYEPGGPGSGAGLPFSGFLFLHPDHLGSITMATDGNGNRIAGGDQGGASYISYKPYGEIQRTDSSGPDVFRYKYNGQEEDKETGLYYFKARYYDPILGRFLQADSVMDSNHPMGMDLYMYTEGNPIRYTDPSGNSMVSSFFDRNGLGFLNFHISFSGFFQRAFFISSQRWSDALGIGAAIAPVTLIGTALGIGAVGIGIAGILGMNMIGAALGAALVGSASATAVGATGFLAAMGAVSVASTVTMVAGALGIGVGLLASAVAMTAAATALLAGVAALGVTSLLVMVALVTALVPAAGIAYLVSTTALIAGYIGVSLVGSALSPFTLQAYIAGGLSKSSFNNIHWSEKDARIAACYATGIQFGIIMGVSAAGVFGGIVKEITIVKEIAEVYGYVSTAKSIIKQDWKSVAADALGYYVKYKKDADIPFGLVLDYGEGLHKTCGGSL